The Clostridiales bacterium FE2011 sequence CCTGAAGGATCTCGGCTACCTGGACGGCAGCGTCGACGGTGATTTCGGTGAGAAAACCGAAGCGGCGGTCATTGCTTTCCAGCAAAACAACGGCCTGACCGCGGACGGCAAAGCCGGCACCGCCACCCAGAACAAGATTTACAGTGATACCGCAAAGAAAAAGTCCGCGGCTTCCGAGGACTACAGCGACTGATCCCTGAAATAAAAGAACTCAGGCTGCCCGAACCGGCAGCCTGAGTTCTTTGTATTCATTCCGGTTTCTCCGGTTTCTCTTCATCTGTCAGCACCCGGGGAATAAACCTGGGTGCAAACTTTCCTTTCCCCTTTTTCTTCACAAAACAGTATCCGATAATGGAAAACACCACCGCACCCACCATATTTACCAGCAGGTCCTTCATGGTGTCGTGGATGCCCACGTCCAGGTATCCGCCGACTCCCAGCGGCTGGACGCTCCCGTCCGAATGGATCACCGCCACGTCCGCGATGTCTTTCACCTGGATTGCAATGTTGTTCTGGGTTTCATCCAGGGTTACGGAGTTGAATTCCTGGATCACGGTATCCTTCTGCATATCCAGCACAAAGAGCCGGTCACCCGCGTATTCATAAAACTCCCACAGCACGCCGATGGTCATGGAAAAGCAGAATGCCACAATCGCCAGGAAAACCGGAGACAGCCGGAGGGAAACCCGCTCATGCCGGTTCAGCATATCCACCAGCGCAAAGCCGATAGCCGCAAAACAGAATCCGTTGATCGTATGCAGCACCGTATCCCAGTGGGGCACGCGCACATAGAACTTGTTGATTTCCCCCAGGATCGTTGCTGCGAAGATGAAGATCAGCAGGAATATCTCCAGGGTGCTCGGCAGCTCAATCCGCAGCTTTCTGGACAGGATGCTGGGAAAGAACAGCAGGAAGAAGGTAACCGCCGCGATAAAGACCGATTCATAATCCCCGCGGATGATTGAAAGCACTGCGGTCAGCGCAACCAGGATACGCAGTACCAGGAATACGATGACCGTTCCCCTGTGGCTGTACCAGACCCTTTTGCCCGATTGTTTCATACGTCCTTCCTCCGTTCTGAACCGGCCTGACGGCAGACTCCGCCAAAACCTCTCTGTTTATTAAACGACTGACTCCGTCATTTGTGACAGTTATCCCTGTTTTTGTATTGTTTTTATTCCGGTTGACGGCACACGTTTCCGTCTGCTATCATGATCGCTAAATACACGGGAAAAAGAACAGAAGCGGAGGCGGCGCCATGATTATCAAAGAGACAGAATATACCATGAAGAACGGCAGGCAGGTGCTGATCCGCAGTCCGCGGGAGGAAGATATCCAGGGCATTCTGGATTACCTGTATCAGACCGCCTGTGAAACGGAGTTCCTCCTCCGCTATCCCGAGGAATGCAGTCAGTATACTCCGGAGTCTGAAAAAGTTTATCTGGAAAGGATCAATGCTTCTGAAACAGAAGCCTTCCTGACCGCCCTGGCGGACGGGAAAGTGGTTGGTACCGCCCAGATCCGCTGGTCCACAAACCTCAAGCTGAAGCACCGTGCCAGTGTCGGAATCGCGCTGGTGAAGGATTACTGGAACCAGGGAATCGGTACCGTCATGATGCAGGAGATGATCCGTATCGCGGAAGCCAATCCGGACATCCTGCAGGTTGAACTGGACTTTATCGAGGGAAACGCCCGTGCCCGGGCCCTGTATGAGAAGATGGGCTTCCGGATTACCGGCATCAGGCCCAATGCCATCCGCCTGAAGGACGGTACCCTGCTGAATGAATACTCCATGATCCGGGAGATCCGGACAAGGGGGGAACGAACCGAGAGGTGCCCCAGTGGGGCATTCGCCAAAGGCGAAAGCGAGGTGAATGAGTCAACCGAAACGAGCAACGAGTCCGCTCCAAGGACGAGAGGCGACGATTGAGGTTGCGGATCGGTTCTTTTGTCTTGTTCATGAATCAACAAAAGGAAGGAAATCACCATGCTGAACGTCCGACGCGCTGAATCGCGGGATATCCCCGCCATCCTGGATCTGCTGGTCCAGGTGGATATGGTGCATCACAACGGTCGGCCGGATCTGTTCAAAGGCCCGGCAACCAAATACAATGCCGCTGAGCTGGAAAAGATCCTGGCGGATGAAGAAACGCCGGTTTTCGTCTGCTCAGATGAAGATGACCGGGTATTGGGGCATGGGTTCTGCATCATGCAGCATTCCGGCGGCCAGCTGCTGGTGGAGCATACCACCGTCTATATTGATGACATCTGCGTGAACGAGTCTGCCCGCGGCCGGGGTGTCGGCCGGGCGCTGTATGATCATATTCTTGCCTTTTCCCGGGAAAAAGGCGCCTATAACGTAACCCTGAACGTCTGGAGCTGCAATCCCGGTGCCATGGCGTTCTATGAAAAGCTGGGGCTTGTTCCCTATAAAGTCGGGATGGAAAAGATCCTGTAAGGCAATGGACTGCATACATCATTATGAATCCCCCTTGGGCGGCATCACCCTGGCCGGAGACGAAAACGGCCTGACCGGCCTGTGGTTTGACGGACAGGCTCATTTTGCCGCGACCCTTTCTGCGGATCATCAGCCCAAAATGCTGCCCGTTTTTACGGAAGCGGAACAATGGCTGGATCGTTATTTCAGCGGAAAGATTCCGGATTTCACGCCCGCACTGAATCTGCGGGGCACCCCTTTCCGCCGCCTTGTCTGGGAGTTCCTGCTCACCATTCCCTACGGCCGGACTGTCACTTACGGAGAAATCGCTTCCAGGCTTGCGGCACGGACAGGATGTCCTGTGTCTGCCCAGGCTGTGGGCGGTGCCGTCGGACACAACCCGGTTTCCCTGATCGTTCCCTGTCACCGGGTAATAGGAGCAGGCGGCAGCCTGACCGGATACGCCGGCGGACTCGACCGGAAAACCCGGCTGCTGCGGCTGGAGCAGCAATACTCCTGCGGCAAATAAATAACTGGAGATATAAGTATCATGTATACAATTAAAAAGCTGGACATTGAAAGCCTTGATGCCATTCTTGCCCTGGAAAAGTTGTGTTTTCCTGTACCGGATCGCTGGAAGGAAGAGGACTGGCGCAGGCTGCTGGAAAGAGATCGGGATACCTATTACGCAATGATGGACGGCGACAGGCTGATCGGCAATGTATTCATCTGCAACTGGCTGGGTGAGCACGACTATGTCAAGATCATGAATGTTTCCGTTCATCCGGATTATCGGAACCAGGGCATCGCCTGCCGGCTCCTGAACCGGGTAACCGAGGATATGACACAGCTCGGTATGTACCGTTTCTGCGGTGAAACCAGATCAACCAACACAGCTATGCAGAAGGCTTTTGAAGCCTGCGGCTATAAGCTGGACCGGATTGAGGAGCATTACTTCCAGGATCCTGATGAAAGCGCCTGGAAATATGTGCTGAGCATTCAGCCTCCGGCCGGAAACTGACACAATAACATACAGGAGTTGATCCATCATGTACACAATTAAACGTCTTGGCATTGAAAGCCTTGATTCCATCCTTTCCCTTGAGGAAAGCTGTTTCCCTGCCCCGGACCGGTGGAAGCTGGCGGACTGGAAGGAACTGCTGGAAGACGAGAGAGCCGTCTATTACGCCATGGCCGACGGGGATAAACTGATCGGCAATGTCTTCATCTATAACTGGAAGGGTGAATATGATTACGTCAAAATCATGAACGTCTCTGTTCATCCGGACTACCGGAACCAGGGCGTCGCTTCCCGGTTGCTGAACCGGGTCACTGAGGATATGAAAAACGACGGCATGTACCTCTTCCGCGGAGAAACCCGTTCCACTAACACTGCCATGCAGAAGGCCTTTGAGTCCTGCGGCTATAAGCTGGACCGGGTGGAGGAAGGATATTTCCACGATCCGGAGGAACCCGCCTGGAAATACCTTCTGAGCCTTTGACAAAGGAGTTCTCAATGAATACCATTCTTGATTTTGTCTATAACCATAACGGCCTCATCGTACTCCTCTGGATGCTGCTGACCGCCGTACTGCTGTTCAGGCGGCTGGACGCCGCGAACCGGATCCTGCAGGGGTTCACCCTGGTTCTCTGGCTGGCGGCAACAGCCTTCCTCACCTTTTTCGAGCGATCGCCCGTCATGGATGTGCGTTATAATCTCATTCCTTTTCAGGAAGACAGTATCTATAACGTCAAAAGCAACGTCCTTCTCTTTATACCGCTCGTTCCCGCGCTGTGTGCCCTTTTTAGCAGGCTGAAGGTTCGTACCGCCTTGATTGCCGGCATCCTGGCTTCCCTGGCTGTCGAACTGGTTCAGCTCGTCAGCCATCGCGGGATCTGCGATATCGACGATCTTTTGGAGAACAGCCTGGGCGTCCTCATCGGCGCCGCGTTTCTTCTTCTCATCCGGAAGCTGCGTAAATAATCTTTGGAGGCAGGACCCCCTGCCTCCTTTTTTTGTCCCCTTGAAACCCTTGATTTGTCTGATGATTTTCCCTTTTCCCTGATATATAATAATCAGCAGGAAATGGATACAGGAGGGCGTCAGATATGCAGGCTTTCAATCCCTATCTTCCCGGATGGGAATATATCCCCGACGGCGAACCCCACGTGTTCAACGGACGGGTTTATGTTTACGGTTCCCACGACCGGTTTAACGGTCACGTTTTCTGTCTGAATGACTACGTCTGCTGGTCCGCCCCGGTGGATAACCTGGCAGACTGGCGGTATGAAGGCGTCATCTATAAAAAGACGGATGACCCGGACAACCGGGAAGGCAAAGCCTGCCTTTACGCCCCGGATGTCACCCAGGGACCTGACGGCCGCTATTACCTCTATTATGTGCTGGATAAGCAGAGCCGTGTCGCCGTCGCAGTCTGCGACACGCCCGCCGGCAAGTATGAGTTCTACGGCCATGTTCATGATCAGGAAGGCGGCCTGCTGGGCAACCGGCCCGGGGATGAACCCCAGTTCGATCCCGGCGTTATTACAGAAGGCAGCACAACCTGGCTGTACACCGGTTTCTGTTCTCCCATGGATGCTTCACGCCACGGCCCAATGTGCACAAAGCTGGCGGCGGACATGCTGACCATTGAGCAGGAGCCCGTCTTCATTATGCCCAGCCGTCCTTACAGCGCCGGTTCCGGTTATGAAGGCCATGAGTTCTTCGAAGCCTCCTCCATCCGGAAATTCGGAGACCTGTATTACTTTGTCTATTCTTCCATCGTCATGCATGAACTGGCCTATGCTGTCAGCAGGTATCCGGATCATGGTTTTGAGTACAGGGGCGTCATCGTCAGCAACAACGATATCGGCATCAGCAGCTATAAACCCGCCGGTAAGCCTATGTACTACGGCGGCAACAATCACGGCGGTCTGGTGCAGATGAATGGAAAAACCTATATCTTCTATCACCGCCAGACCAACGGTACCACCTACAGCCGCCAGGGTATGGCAGAAGAAGTGACCCTCCTGCCGGACGGCACCATCGCCCAGGTGGAGATGACCTCCTGCGGCCTGAACGGCGGCCCGCTGGAAGGCCGGGGCACCTATCCGGCCTATATTGCCTGTAACCTGTTCACGGATAAGGAAGCTGTCTATACCGGCGGCTACGGCGGCGGAGTCTGGTCGGACGGCTGTTTCCCCCGCATCACCCAGGACGGCAAAGACGGCGACGAAGAACAGGCCTATATCATGAATATGCTTAACAGCGCCACCTGCGGCTTCAAATACTTTGACTGCAAGGGCATAAAGTCCGTCACTATCGAGGTCCGTGGCTACTGCTCCGGCGCCTTCGAAGTGAAGACCTCCTGGGACGGTCCCGCTCTGGCTACGATCCCGGTGGAATTTACCAACGTCTGGACCGAATACACCGCCGATGTCGCTATCCCCGACGGCGTCCACGCCCTTTACTTCACCTATACCGGTCCTGGTTCCGCAGCCCTTCGTAGTTTCACGCTTCAATAATGCAGATGGCTGCGGAAACTCTTCACTTTTCGCTCATCACTCTTCACTGCCGCGCAGCGGCAACTCTACACTCTTCACTCTACACTCATCACTTCACTGCCGAAAGCCTCGCTTTCGGCAGTTTCTTCACTCTTCACTCATCACTACATATACTTGAGCAATTATGCTTTAGAATGCTATAATAATTTTTGACTCAAATAGCATGTAGGCTTTCACTAATAATTCTGAATTCTGAATTCTGAATTCTGAATTAATAATTGTGAATTATGAATTGTGAATTATGAATTGTAATTTGATTCTCCCATCTGCTGTTTCCAATCTGCTGTCCCGCTTGACGCGGGCTGGCTTCTCTGCGTATGTTGTCGGCGGCTGTGTCCGGGATGCGCTCCTTGGCATTGCTCCCCATGACTGGGATATCTGTACCTCCGCCCTGCCGGAACAGATGCAGGAAGTTTTTCATGATCTGCACACCGTGGAAACCGGCCTGAAGCACGGCACCCTGACCGTGGTGGTCAACCATGAACCTTATGAAGTTACCACCTTCCGGGTGGACGGAGATTATACCGATCACCGTCATCCGGATTCCGTCTGTTTTGTGGACAACCTGACTGAGGACCTTGCCCGGCGGGACTTCACCGTCAACGCCATGGCCTGGTCTCCCGATACCGGACTCGCCGATCCTTTCAATGGACAGCAGGATCTCGCAGATAACCTGATCCGCTGCGTCGGCGAGGCGGAAAAGCGTTTTGACGAGGATGCCCTGCGCATTCTACGCGCCCTGCGCTTTGCTTCTGTCTATGACTTTGCGATCGAACCTGCCACCTCCGCCGCCCTGCGGAAGATGGCGCCGGATCTTTCCCGTGTCGCCGGAGAGCGGATCCGGGAGGAACTGCTGAAGCTGCTCTGCGGCAAGGCTGCCGGACGGATCCTCCGGGAATACCCGGAAGTGCTGGCGGAAATCATTCCGGAAATCCGGCCCATGATCGGCTACGACCAGCAGAACCATCATCACAGCTATGATCTTTGGGAGCACACCGTCCGCGGGATTGAAGGCGTTCCGGCCGAACCCATCCTGCGTCTCACCATGCTCCTGCATGATACCGGCAAAATCGCTGCCCGCACCACAGATGAAAAGGGTGAAGGGCATTACAAAGGACACCAGAAATATTCAGAACAGATTGCCCGGAAAACCGCCGAAGCCCTGCATCTGGATAATGCCTCCCGGGAACGGCTGTGCAACCTGGTGCTGCACCATGATATTCCCCTGCGGACTGAAAGCGGGGCCATCAATACGGATCGTTCCTTCCTCCTGCGGCGGCTGAACCGTTTCGGGGAAGAAGATCTCCGGACGCTCTTCCTCATCCATCGTTCCGACCGGGTCGCCACCGGCTATACCACACAGGAGCGGGAGGATGCCCGGCTGAAGGAGCGCATGGCCGCCCTGGACGCCCTCCTGGCAGAGCAGCCCTGCTTCACCCTGAAAGACCTGGCGGTCAACGGCCGGGATCTGATTGCCGCCGGCCTGAAAGGCAAAGCTGTCGGCGAAGCCCTGCAGGCGCTGCTGGAGGCTGTCATGGATGGCAAAGTACCGAATGAGAAAGATGCCCTTCTGTCTGAAATCAGGAAATAACCTGACAAGGGAGGCTGTGACATGTCCGCATCATCAATCCGAAAAACCGCCGGGAGGATTCTCTGCATAGGAATAATCCTCCTGCTCGTATGTGTGTCCTTTGCTTCCGCGGAGGATCTCTTTGCCGCGGGTGAGCAGAATCTCAGGGACCACGGTCTCGTGCTGGAAGATGTCATCAGCGAGTATTCTGAATTCGGCAACTCCGGGAATGGATTTTCCGGTTTCTGGCTTCCCTACCTGCAGGACAACAAACCTGCTTTCCACCTGTTTGACGTCACCGGAGACGGCTGTGTGGACCTGGTCACCGGCCGGATGTTCGGCAGTGGCATGGTCCGTCATGAAGTGGTCGTAATGGATCCCATCAGCCACGAGATTTATATCCTGGACGGATATGACTATGATTACGGCGTCACCGATGTCACTGCGGACCGTCTCACCGTCGAAAAAAGCGGACCCAACGGCTACAATAAGCCGATCACAAAAACCCAGGGCACCATCAAACTGGAGGACGGCCAGCTGGTCTTTGTGCCGGACGAAAATTAACATTTTTTATAACAAAACCGGCGGTCCTGCTGAGCATTCATTCTCTGGCAGGCCGCCGGTTTTTCATTGCTTACAGAATATCGATATACTCGCCGTTCAGGGCCTTGTTCATGCTCCTCACCGCGCAGAACTTGCCGCACATGGAGCAGGTGTCGTCATGTTCCGGGGCACGGCTGTCACGGATCGCTTTGGCAGTGGCGGGATCAATGGAGCATTCCCACTGCTTGTCCCACTCAAACGTTCTCCGGGCCTCCGCCATCCGGTCATCAATATCCCTTGCATGCGGAATCTTCTTTGCGATGTCCGCCGCATGCGCCGCGATCCGGGAAGCGATGATGCCCTGTTTCACGTCCTCCACATTCGGAAGCGCCAGGTGTTCCGCCGGGGTAACGTAGCACAGGAATGCCGCGCCGGAAGCCGCCGCGATTGCGCCGCCGATCGCGGAAGTAATGTGATCATATCCGGGAGCGATATCCGTCACCAGCGGCCCGAGCACATAGAACGGTGCGCCCATGCAGATGGTCTGCTGCAGCTTCATGTTTGCTTCAATCTGGTCCATCGGCATATGGCCGGGACCTTCCACCATGACCTGCACGTCCTTCTCCCAGGCCCGCTTGGTCAGCTCGCCCAGGCGCACCAGTTCCTCAATCTGGCATACGTCGCTGGCGTCCGCCAGGCAGCCGGGCCGGCAGGCGTCGCCCAGGGAAATGGTCACGTCATATTCCCGGCAGATGTCCAGGATCTCGTCATAGTATTCATAGAAGGGGTTTTCCTCCCCTGTCATGCTCATCCAGGCAAACACCAGGGAACCGCCGCGGGAAACGATATTCATCTTCCGTTTGTGCTTTTTGATCTGCTCAATGGTCTTCCGGGTAATCCCGCAGTGCAGGGTCACAAAGTCCACGCCATCCTCCGCGTGCAGGCGGACCACGTCAATGAAGTCCTTCGCGGTCAGGGTAGCCAGATCCCGCTGGTAGTGGATCACGCTGTCATACACCGGCACGGTACCGATCATGGCAGGGCATTCCGCGGTCAGCTTCCGGCGGAAAGGCTGTGTATTGCCGTGGCTGGAAAGGTCCATAATGGCTTCCGCGCCCATATCGACTGCCGCCATCACCTTCTGCATTTCAATGTCATAGTCCTTGCAGTCCCGGGATACGCCCAGGTTGACGTTGATCTTTGTCCGGAGCATGGAACCGACGCCGTTGGGTTCAATACAGGTATGCAGCCTGTTAGCGCAGATGGCAACTTGGCCTTTGGCCACCAGGTCCCGGATTTCCTCCTCCGTCCTGTATTCCTTGGCGGCAACCTTCTTCATTTCCGGGGTGATGATTCCCTTCCTTGCGGCATCCATCTGGGTCGTGTAGTCTCTCATGGTTCTTCTTTCCTTTCAGATTAATTTGCTTCTTCGGCAAAACGGGATTTCAGGTCAAAATTGTGCATCATCGGTCCGGCGCCTTTCCCCAGGTCCAGCATTGCTGCCAGCGCACCGGAGATGTATTCCTTTGCCCGCCGCACAGATTCCGCCAGGGTGAACCCCTTCGCGAGATTGGAGGCAATGGCGCTGGACAGCGTACACCCGGTGCCGTGGGTATTGGGATTGTCAATCCGCTTTCCCTCAAACCAGGTGATCTTCCCGTCCGCGCAGAGCAGGTCGTTGGCGTCGTTCACGCTGTGTCCGCCCTTCAGCAGCACGGCACAGTGATATGCGCTGCTGATCTGCTCCGCCGCTTTCACCATGTCCTCCGCGGTTTCAATATGCATACCGGACAGAATCTCCGCCTCGGGAATATTGGGCGTCACCAGCGCGGCCAGTGGCAGCAGCTCTGTCATCAGCGTCTGCACGGCGTCGTTCCGGAGCAGGGCAGAACCCGAGGTCGCCACCATCACGGGATCCAGCACCACATTCCGCGCCCGGTAATACCGCAGCTTTTCCGCGATCACCCGGATCAGCTCGCAGGAAGCCACCATACCGATCTTCACTGCGTCCGGATAAATGTCCTCAAACACAGCGTCAATCTGCTGTCCCAGGAATTCCGGCGAAGCTTCCTCAACCGCCCGCACGCCTGTAGTATTCTGCGCCGTCAGCGCCGTAATGGCACTCATGGCATAGACGCCGTTCATCGTCATCGTCTTCAGGTCCGCCTGGATCCCGGCGCCTCCGCTGCTGTCGCTTCCCGCAATGGTCAGTACTGTCTTCATCTTTCCGTTTCTCCCTTCCGGCGGATCAGGCCGAGTGCTTCAGCCCTGGCCTTCAGCTCTTCCGCCGCCTTCTTCGGATCCTCCGCTTTCATGATGGCAGACACGGCGCAGATTCCGGCAACCGGAATCCCGGCAAGCACGTCAATGTTATCTCGGTTCAGACCGCCGATGGCATTCACCGGGATGGACACGGCTCCGCAGATTTCCCGGAGGGTATCCGTGGAAGTCAGCACTGTCTTCACCTTTGTTGTGGTGGGATAGATGGCTCCCACTCCCAGGTAGTCCGCCCCCTGTGCGGCTTCATCCAGCGCCCAGGACACGGTCTTCGCCGTCGCGCCGATGATTTTGTCCTCGCCCAGGATCTTCCTTGCCGCGGCTACCGTCATGTCCTCCGCGCCCAGGTGCACGCCTTCCGCGTTCACGGCCAGCGCCACGTCCACCCGGTCGTCAATGATCAGCGGAACCCCGTACCGTTTTGTCAGCGCGTGTACCTTTTCCGCCAGGTCGATGTACGCCCGGGTGCTCTTGTTCTTCTCCCGGATCTGCATGATCGTCACGCCGCCCTGCAGCGCCGCTTCCACCCGGCGGAGAAACTCCTCTTCTTCGTACATCGTACTGTCCGTAATAAAGTACAGGCTCGTGTCAAAATGCTTCATCTTGTCTCCTCCAGCTCAATGAGTTCTTCCAGCTGCTCATCCGTTACCGTGCTCAGGGCGTCCAGCAGGTTCACCAGGAAGGTGCCGCTGCCTTTTTCGGTTTCGGCAATCTGCCCGCAGCATCCCAGCATGGCGCAGGCAGCCGCGGCTGCCTCCATTCCCGGGCACACCGGCAGATAGGCACCGCACAGCACTCCCAGCATGCAGCCTGTTCCTGTTACGGCGGCCAGCTGCGGCGTACCGTTCCGGATCAGCGCAAACCGTGTGCCGTCTGTCACAATATCCGTTTTCCCGCTGGCCAGCACCGTTATACCGTACTTCCCTGCCAGCTCACCCGCCGCTTCCTTGACCTCGTCCTCTCCCAGGGCCGCGTCCGCGTCCACTCCAGAGGCACGGTAGGCCGTTCGGTACAGCGCGTAAATTTCCGAATAGTTCCCCTTCAGTACCGCCGGTTTGGCGGTTGCCAGCAGCCGGGCGGCATATTCCCTCCGCAGTCCGGAGCAGGCAGTACCCACCGCGTCCAGGACCACAGGAATGCCTTTCTCCTTCGCTGCCCGCAGGGCGATCTCCATGGACTCCATCCTCACGTCGGTGATGTTGCCCAGGTTCAGCACCAGCGCGTCCGCGGACTCCGTAATCTCTTTCACTTCCGCCGGATGCTCCGCCATGATCGGACGCGCACCGGCCGCCAGCACCGCGTTGGCGCACTGGTTGATGGAGATCGGGTTGGTGATGCAGTGGATCAGGGGACGCCGGTCCCTCACCGCGGCGCGAATCTCATTCAGCTTTCGCATTTGCTTCCTTTACCTTCTTTGTCTTGCAGAAATAGTAGATCAGTCCCGTGGCCGCCGCGACGGCCGGTGCGGCAATGGCCGCCGTGTTCCATGCGGGAGCAGTCAGTCCGAAGGCGGTGGAAGCCACCTTGATCACCACCCAGAGGATACCGCCCAGCGCCGCAATGGTCAGCGAGTCGGCCACCACGCTCGGCTGGTCGTGATAACCCACGGAACCGACAGACCGCTGCATCCGCGCCAGCATCCCGTTGGACGCCAGTTTGCGCAGGAATACATAGGCGATGCTTCCGCCGATCAGCGTGCCGCATATGAAGGAAGGAACATAGAACAGCCAGCTCAGTCCTTCCTTTCCCCACAGCAGGGTCATCACCGGATAGGAGGCCAGCGCGCCGATAATGCCTGTTCCGATAATCTCACCGATGACCGCCATCAGGATCTTCCCTTTGGACATCCTGTAAAATACCCCGGACAGGAAGGCGCCGAAAACCGCGCCCGTCAGCGCCAGCGGCGGAATACCCATCGTCAGCATCCGGATAATGCCGATTACCGTCGCGCACAGCAGTGAATACCACGGTCCCATCAGTACAGAGCACACTATATTGATCAGGTGCGCCATGGGGCACATGCCTTCCACCCGGAGGATAGGCGAAATCACCACGCCCAGTGCAATCAGCAGGGACAGGACAACCAGTTTCAGGATAACGTCAGACTTTCTCATTTTTGTGAACCCCTTTTTCGTATGAAATACGAAGTCAGTAATGCTTCGCTCGGTCGGGAATTGCTTTTCCCCTCTCACCCCGAAACACGGGTTCCCATCGCTTTGTACAAGGCCCAGGGCGCTCCCCCTCGGCCCGCCACACACAGTGGAGACGAAAAAAACAGGAGAAACCTTCTGTGGTTTCTCCTGCATCAACACATTCTGTCTTCCTACGGCGGCATTACCCACATCAGGTTTAAGGGTCGAAGGTCATACCTTCCTCTCAGCCTGTCGCTACAAGCTCCCCTGCGTTTTTCAGTTGTCGGGCATCCGCGGGTTTCCCCGTTTCTGCTCCGGGAAAGGATTATATGCCGGTTTCTGTCGGATTACAAGTTCTTTTCCGCGAAAACATAAAAAAGCCAGCAGCCGGACTGCAGATATCCCCATGGCAGATAAATAAGATTTTAATCACTGGTACAAGATGCCTCCTAATGCCGCAGGATGCCGCGTTTTGCGCAGTTTCCTGCGGGTCAGTTCTGTCCCGCGCCTTCCAAAATGAAATTCATCGCTCGGCAAAACGCGGCAAAATGCGGCAAATCGAGGCCGCCAAAAGTAGTAGAAAAGTAGTAAAACGGGATTTTTTACTACTCGGATTTCTCCTCCCGTCTGCTCCAAAGCAGATAATCAATCTTCTTTATATCCGGAATCCAGCTGTACGATGGCAGCCATCTATCGAATTCCTTGATGTTCTTCCACGCCTCTTCCGTAGTTAAATAATCCTTATACCATCTTTCAATCCGATCATAGATCAGAATGGCATTCTCAACCCGTTCCCGTGGATTCTTACCCTTCAGTTCCAGCCCCAGGTTCTGCAATACATGCTGATCCCAGATAGGCTTGTCCGAATCGATCGTCGCAATCATCTTAGATGAAAAGGAAGCCTCAATATTCCCAGTTTCCACGTACAGGCATCCAATCACGTCCGCAAAGAAATAATGCTCCTTTTTCGCCTGTTCAAAAATCTTGTAGTAACACTTTCTCCATTCAGCATTTCGCCTTACCCGGTAAAACGCATTGAACGCATGCTGGAATCAATAGCGTTCAGTTCCGTCGATCTGTTTATGGCTTTTGATCATCAGCCTTCAGGATGCTCATAAACTCTTCACCGGTAATTGTTTCTTTGTTTAGAAGGTATGCTGCCAGTTCATGGAGTTTATCTTCGTGTTCCCGCAGAATACTATCTGCTTTCTTCCGGGCTT is a genomic window containing:
- the thiC gene encoding phosphomethylpyrimidine synthase ThiC; translation: MRDYTTQMDAARKGIITPEMKKVAAKEYRTEEEIRDLVAKGQVAICANRLHTCIEPNGVGSMLRTKINVNLGVSRDCKDYDIEMQKVMAAVDMGAEAIMDLSSHGNTQPFRRKLTAECPAMIGTVPVYDSVIHYQRDLATLTAKDFIDVVRLHAEDGVDFVTLHCGITRKTIEQIKKHKRKMNIVSRGGSLVFAWMSMTGEENPFYEYYDEILDICREYDVTISLGDACRPGCLADASDVCQIEELVRLGELTKRAWEKDVQVMVEGPGHMPMDQIEANMKLQQTICMGAPFYVLGPLVTDIAPGYDHITSAIGGAIAAASGAAFLCYVTPAEHLALPNVEDVKQGIIASRIAAHAADIAKKIPHARDIDDRMAEARRTFEWDKQWECSIDPATAKAIRDSRAPEHDDTCSMCGKFCAVRSMNKALNGEYIDIL
- the thiD gene encoding bifunctional hydroxymethylpyrimidine kinase/phosphomethylpyrimidine kinase; the encoded protein is MKTVLTIAGSDSSGGAGIQADLKTMTMNGVYAMSAITALTAQNTTGVRAVEEASPEFLGQQIDAVFEDIYPDAVKIGMVASCELIRVIAEKLRYYRARNVVLDPVMVATSGSALLRNDAVQTLMTELLPLAALVTPNIPEAEILSGMHIETAEDMVKAAEQISSAYHCAVLLKGGHSVNDANDLLCADGKITWFEGKRIDNPNTHGTGCTLSSAIASNLAKGFTLAESVRRAKEYISGALAAMLDLGKGAGPMMHNFDLKSRFAEEAN
- the thiE gene encoding thiamine phosphate synthase — protein: MKHFDTSLYFITDSTMYEEEEFLRRVEAALQGGVTIMQIREKNKSTRAYIDLAEKVHALTKRYGVPLIIDDRVDVALAVNAEGVHLGAEDMTVAAARKILGEDKIIGATAKTVSWALDEAAQGADYLGVGAIYPTTTKVKTVLTSTDTLREICGAVSIPVNAIGGLNRDNIDVLAGIPVAGICAVSAIMKAEDPKKAAEELKARAEALGLIRRKGETER
- the thiM gene encoding hydroxyethylthiazole kinase — translated: MRKLNEIRAAVRDRRPLIHCITNPISINQCANAVLAAGARPIMAEHPAEVKEITESADALVLNLGNITDVRMESMEIALRAAKEKGIPVVLDAVGTACSGLRREYAARLLATAKPAVLKGNYSEIYALYRTAYRASGVDADAALGEDEVKEAAGELAGKYGITVLASGKTDIVTDGTRFALIRNGTPQLAAVTGTGCMLGVLCGAYLPVCPGMEAAAAACAMLGCCGQIAETEKGSGTFLVNLLDALSTVTDEQLEELIELEETR
- the thiW gene encoding energy coupling factor transporter S component ThiW → MRKSDVILKLVVLSLLIALGVVISPILRVEGMCPMAHLINIVCSVLMGPWYSLLCATVIGIIRMLTMGIPPLALTGAVFGAFLSGVFYRMSKGKILMAVIGEIIGTGIIGALASYPVMTLLWGKEGLSWLFYVPSFICGTLIGGSIAYVFLRKLASNGMLARMQRSVGSVGYHDQPSVVADSLTIAALGGILWVVIKVASTAFGLTAPAWNTAAIAAPAVAAATGLIYYFCKTKKVKEANAKAE